Within the Corticium candelabrum chromosome 6, ooCorCand1.1, whole genome shotgun sequence genome, the region TTACTTCACTATGTGTGCCAAGCTTCAATCTCTAAAACTGTttggtttatttttaaatgTATTTGCAATATACGGCAATTTCGTCTGACTGACTAATTAACCTTCTTCAGACGAGTTTCTCATTCTGTACGCTTTCTCTGACTGAACTGGTTACGTTAATTGTTTCAAACCATCCTCGGCCGAATTTTTCTTATTTTTGCAATTGGTTTCGAAAATACAactatcatatatatatatatatatattttttttttttttttttttatataataaattttttatttttacttttacattTAAACAGAACTAACTACCAAATTCTACACTACGCTACGGTgggtatatcccaactatcaatgtcctgtacttcaagttGAATTCTTCTGAACAACATCCTTGCATTGTATTTCCACAACTGTACCGAAAGTTGTTGCGTCAAATTCTGGAAAGCTTGATGGAATCGAATTCCGCTGACAGCTGAAGTTTTAGATGCAATAGCTTTTAACGTTTTAATGCTGAACGGAGACCAGAAACCCAATGTTTCCAATACCAAGGGGTAAAAAAGACCACCTGTTGCCAGAACGTTTGCTTCGTGACGTGTGTCCTTCTGTTCTTCACCTGCTTCAGCTGCTGCCCCAGCCCTTACTGCTGCTTTTGTCACGTACAATGGCTGCAATGAGTTTCTGACTGTTATGTCGAAATAAGCTGGTTTGCCCTCTAaaaagtcaggatgaaaaacatcacctgGACGACTTTCGTCACTACCACTGCATCTCACTTCCTTTACCACGTCTTTATTCTCAACTAATAACGCCTGGAAAATGACTTCTGCCAATGCGTTGTGTCTTCTGGTGCGTTCTGGACCTGTACCACAGCTGATGAGGTGATCTCCAAAAGGATCGATGTGTTGACGACAAGTGCACAGGATCGAAGTTGGAGGAGAGGGAAACATCTTAATCCCtaaccagagccgtatagaAATGACAAACTCATGAGAAAGCATGGAAAGGCCGAGATTAGGGTTTGGTATTGCCCTCAACCACGCTCCCGCATGGGGTGTACTGATGGAATATAAACGAGCTCTGTCTCTCAAGCTGGCATTGTTCaataaacaattgaataaatcagCATCGAGTTTTGATTGAATTTGTCGTTGAGTCGAGTTGTTGAAATCTAGAAGCAAATGACTGTGTTCGTTTTTCAGAAAGGAACAACTCTGAAGATAACTTTCAGATTCTTCCAATAGCAGTGAAGTCGGAACGTGTACGTTTGTTGAGGCCAGAGAATTACAAGCTTTCCTAAGGAAATcttggatatatatatatatatatatatatatatatatatatatatatatatat harbors:
- the LOC134181267 gene encoding uncharacterized protein LOC134181267, encoding MLSHEFVISIRLWLGIKMFPSPPTSILCTCRQHIDPFGDHLISCGTGPERTRRHNALAEVIFQALLVENKDVVKEVRCSGSDESRPGDVFHPDFLEGKPAYFDITVRNSLQPLYVTKAAVRAGAAAEAGEEQKDTRHEANVLATGGLFYPLVLETLGFWSPFSIKTLKAIASKTSAVSGIRFHQAFQNLTQQLSVQLWKYNARMLFRRIQLEVQDIDSWDIPTVA